TCCTCCTGAGGGCGATTATGCTCTATTCTAGACCTGTTGATACTAAGATTTATGACAAAATAGATACTAAATGTTTATTTTGTGCAATGGTGGCTAAGGTTAACCAAAATCCTCTCTCTTCCCAGCAGGGAGAAATTTTTCTATAATAATTAATTAGCGCGGGTATAGTTCAGTGGTAGAACGTCACCTTCCCAAGGTGAATGTCGTGGGTTCGAGTCCCATTGCCCGCTTCCTGAAATTCTTCCCATGCAAGCATTCCAGCCTTTGCTAATCTTTTTATAACTTTGGACTAATTCCTGGACTAAATTTGGACTATTTGAGGGCAATCGGAAGTCTCCAGAAAGCTGCGGCTTAAAAGCGGTGCTAGAAAAATGGCATCTAATTCTTAGCGATAATCGTCAGCGTAAATGCTTCGGATCAACTGCTCCGAAATATCCCTTATCTGGATTGGTAATCTGTGCTGAGTGCCGAAGCACTTGTTATTCTCAATCTGCACTCCTTAATACCGCTCAAGAAGAATTATATGTCCTTGGTTCCGTCAAACTCCCTTGATTCAAGAACTCTCTCAGAAAAAACAGTTTGAGTTGATTAAGAGTTGAAATAGTTGGTCAAAGCGCGATCGCGCTTTGAGTTGGAGTAGTTGTATAACTTGATCTAGCGAATTAACTCTAATCATCATAACTAAACTTCAAGGCGACCAACTGATCACTAGAACCGGGGTGCTGACAAAAGACTTCTTGGCAGGGATCGCGTTCATCTTTTCCACAACTCACCATCCGTTTAAATTGTTCGACTAGGATAGAGAAATTTAGGTTACCCCAAAGAAGGGGACGTTTGCTTGCAACTCAGGTTACTCTTTCTGCCGTTTCTGCAAACAGAGGCGTACTTAAATACCGTTCTCCGCCACTGGGTTGAATGACAACAATGCGTTTGCCCGCCCACTTCGCTTTCTGTCCCAGTTCCAAGGCTGCATAAACAGCTGCCCCCGTGGAAATGCCACTGAGAATCCCTTCCTGTTGGGCTAACTCTCGCCCCACCTGATAGGCTTGTTCTTCACTGACAATCATCACTTCATCAATTAAATCCACTCGCAAGACATCGGGAATAAAGCCCGCACCAATTCCTTGTAAATTGTGAACGTGGGGAGAACCGCCACTCAAAACAGGACTTAACGTGGGTTCGATCGCGATGATTTGTAGTTCGGGGTGGCGCTGTTTCAAATAGCGTCCAGCCCCCGTTAACGTGCCACCAGTTCCCACACCAACTACCACCGCATCCAAGTTACCATCAGTCTCTTCCCAAAGTTCCACACCCGTAGTCGTGTAATGGATTTTCGGATTGGCAGGATTGCTAAACTGTTGGGGAGAAAAGGAATTGGGAATGGTTGCCAAAAGTTCGTTGGCTCGCGCGATCGCGCCTGAGATATCCAAGGCTGCTGGAGTAGTGACAATTTCCGCCCCATAAGCTTTGATCAGTTGCATACGTTCTTGACTCATGTTTTCTGGGATCGTCAAAATCATGCGATACCCCTTGGCAGCACAAACCATTGCCAAGCCAATACCGGTATTCCCTGATGTGGATTCAATAATCGTAGATTCTCCTGGTTTGAGTAAGCCGCTGCGCTCTGCTTCTGCAACCATACTAATGGAAATGCGGTCTTTCACTGACTTAGCAGGATTCAAACTTTCTAACTTCAGCACAATTTCCGCCACACAGTCGTACTGTTGAGGAAGACGATTGAGCCGAACCAGAGGAGTCCCGCCGATAATTTCGGTAATATCGTT
This genomic stretch from Cyanobacteria bacterium GSL.Bin1 harbors:
- the cysK gene encoding cysteine synthase A, with amino-acid sequence MQIYNDITEIIGGTPLVRLNRLPQQYDCVAEIVLKLESLNPAKSVKDRISISMVAEAERSGLLKPGESTIIESTSGNTGIGLAMVCAAKGYRMILTIPENMSQERMQLIKAYGAEIVTTPAALDISGAIARANELLATIPNSFSPQQFSNPANPKIHYTTTGVELWEETDGNLDAVVVGVGTGGTLTGAGRYLKQRHPELQIIAIEPTLSPVLSGGSPHVHNLQGIGAGFIPDVLRVDLIDEVMIVSEEQAYQVGRELAQQEGILSGISTGAAVYAALELGQKAKWAGKRIVVIQPSGGERYLSTPLFAETAERVT